The Chlorocebus sabaeus isolate Y175 chromosome 20, mChlSab1.0.hap1, whole genome shotgun sequence genomic sequence ctttttgttttggaaacagagtctcactctgttgcccagactggaatgcagtggcgtgatctcggctcacttcaacctccgcctcctgggctcaagcaagtctcctgtttcagcctcccaaatagctgggattacaggtgtgcaccaccatgcccagctaatttttatatttttagtagagacgggctttcaccatgttggccaggctggtttcgaactcctgacttcaagggatccacccacctcgacctcccaaagtggtgggattacaggcatgagccaccgtgtgcagcctttttttttttttttttccaatttgaatgccttttttttcttgccttagaacaaaattactttaaaaaattactttggcTAGAACTTTAGTACCaagttgaataaaagtggtaaaagttggcattcttgtcttgtttttgatcttaggggaaaagcttTGTCTTTCACCACTGAATATATGTTAGTTATAGGTTTTCATATATGGCCTCTATCATGTTGAGAAAATTTCCTTACATTCctattttaagtgattttaacatgaattttgtcaaatgctttttctgcatcaattgagatgttCAAAATggattttaacatctctgaaatgaaGATATCTTTTATAATCAATGATATTTTAAGATTCTATGAACCACAATAACACATTTCATAATAATTGCTATAAAAAATAaggattgggaggctgaggtgagaggagcacttgaacccaggaggttgagactgcagtgagccatatttgtgccactgcactccagactagacAAGAGAACAAGACcctaacttaatttaaaaaaaaaaaaaagattgaagccaggcactgtgatACACACCtgcatggtcccagctacctgggaggctgaggtaggatgactccttgaacccaggagtttgaggccagactgggcaatatagcgaggccctgtctcttaaaaaagaagaagattgaGCATGGCTGGACAGGTGCAGAAGTGTGATTTTAGgttgggtggtcagggaaggtttCCTTATGCAGATGACAGTTAAGCAGAGATCTAATTACTTAGAAGGAGATAGCCATGCAAAATTTGGAGCAAAAATATATTCATCAGGGGAATAGTAAGTGTAAAAGCCTTGACTTGGAAGTAAGTTTGGCATGCTAAAGTAATGGCAAGAAACACAGTATATCTAGAGCATAGTGAGGAGGAAAAGAGTAGAACAAGATGAAATAGGTCCAGAGTACCTATAAAGGGCTGAGATGCTGAAATTTCTAAAGGCAGAGTGTTTTTGAGACTAAAGTTACTCaccaaagaacatttttaaaactcccaCATTTGAAAAGATGATATACACAAATCCTTTCTAGTTTCTACGACACTATCAATCCTTTATTCTGGCCATCTCAGTATATGAACGAGTTCTTGCTGAGTTCAATATTTTGGAAGCTAATCTACCCCtttcatgaattattttaaatctttgtatttcctgaaaaattacttttcagccttctaaatattaaaatatcttattgaCATTGCTTCACTGAAAACCAGCCTTTGacttatttcttttaaagagtCAAGCAAAGTATTGTATTCCTGAGCAAAATCACACTCTCCAAGCAGACTCTTATTCTCCTAACTTACCAAAAAGGTGAGTACAATTTTATATATCTAAATGTTGATTAAGTGTGTCTGGGAGATGAATCTTATGCTTATACATCATTGTGATGCTACGAAGAGGCCTATTTGGGGTATGGTGTCATTATTacgctttctttttgttttagtacCATTAAAGCAGCAAAAACGATGAACCAACAAAGgacaaaaatggaaaacacagAATCTTCTTCCTTTGACTTTAGGACTTCTGAAATAAGTGCAAAGGAAGAGCTAGTTTTGCACCCTGCTAAATCAAGCACTTCTTTTGACTTTCTGGAGCTAAATTACggttttgacaaaaatgctgatacaACCATGAAACGGCAGACAAAGGCATTTCCAACAGTTGGGGAACCTCTTCAGAAGCATCAAAGTTTGGATTTGGGCTCTCTTTTGTTTGAGGCATGTTCTAATTCTAAACCTGTAAATGCAGCAGGAAGATATTTTGATTCAAAGGTGCCAATAACACGGACCAAATCAACTCCTTTTGAATTGATACAGCAGAAAGAAACCAAGGAGGTGGACAGCAAGGAAAACTTTTCTTATTTGGAATCTCAACCACATGATTCTTCTTTTGTAGAGCTGCAGTCTCAAAAAGTAATGCATGTTTCCTCAGCAGAACTGAATTATCCACTGCCGTATGACTCTAAACACCAAATATGTAATGCCTCTAATGTGAAGCACCATGACTCTAGTGCTCTTGATGTATGTTCTTACATACCTTTAGTGGAAGATCCTTATTTTTCATCATGGCCTCCAAGTAGTACCGGTTCTAAGATGTCTCTTGATTTACCTGAGAAGCAAAATGGAactgtttttccttcttctttgttGCCAACATCCTCTACATCCCTCTCCTCTTATTACAATTCACATGATTCTTTATCACTGAATTCTCCAACCAATATTTCCCCACTATTGAACCAAGAGTCTGCTGTACTaggtaagttattttttaaagtttgcataGAATTTTAGGTTTCACTTTGTTTCTATAGAATATTTGGTTTCTTCTCatcttccctcttctctgcttcttctctttcttctttttttgagactgagtcttgctctgtcaccaggctggagtgcagtggtgcgatcttggctcactgcaacctctgcctcccgggttcaagcaattctcttgcctcagcctcccgagtagctgggatcacaggcgtgcaccatcacgcccagttaatttttgtatttttagtagagatgggttttcaccatgttggccaggatggtctcgatctcttgacttcgtgatccccctgccttggcctccaacatgctgagattacaggcgtgagccactatgcctggcctacttccttctctttcttcttcctgctaCTCCTCTAATAAATACATCCCAGGAGTGTTTTAATGCTGTAATAAGTTGAAAATAGCAACATCAAACATATAATATTCCCATGAAACAGGCAGCAATGGAGGCAGTCAAGATCTGGTACAGGATCTGTACCAGCAGGAGTGCTTCTAAAGAAGGCATGCCTCATTCCTAGAAACGTATATCAAAGGCCCACaatatactgttttttaaaaatattttttgaaacagaatctcactatgttgctcatgctggagtgcagtagtgtgaacattgctcattgcagccttgatgtCCTGGGCCcaaccgatcctcccacctcagcttcccaagcagctgggaccatagggacacgccaccatgcccggcaaattttttttagaaatggaggtcttgctatgttgcccagactagtctcaaaaatctggcctcaagcaatcctcccaccttggcctcccaaagtgctgggattacaggtgcaagtcaccacacctggcttcagaATTTACCCTTAACATATAGAAGcagcttccaaaagaagagcagaaaaaaatgtgatcaATAGCACCCAGAATTTTTGTTGCACAATTATGTGGCTAAAATGAGTTGAACATATTGCTAAAAATTGAATTCTCTTCCTGCGGGAGTTGGAAGGGGAGAACCTGATTTATTGCTCTTTTGTAGTAATTTAGTAGATGAgaatacatgtttatattttgtgtaaaaattttatcttatgtATACCTTTACttatatgttttatcttttataattttgtatttttgcatatCATGCATATTGTTCTGTTTTACTGATTAGTTTGAAAATAGAAATGAGCATCCTGTTAGAGATGATGACAATAATTTGATGTGGAAGATGATGAGGGAAAGCAAAGAACAAGTTTAATTCCCTTAGGTATATcatcaaataatttataaagcacATTCTACATAGACAGGAGGTGGAGAAAACTTTTGCTCTATAACATTATTTATTGTAGAGTTTCTTCATAAATAGTTGTGTAAGATCATTTGTAACTTTGCTGCAAAAATATCTTATCTGGATCTAAGAAGTTCCTGCTGTGATTagattattttatacatttttaaccatttaaatgtattttcttttcttagataCTCAAAATACCTTAGACATCTCTAAGCATCTGCATCATTAaaaaacagagcgagactgtctcagaaaataaataaataaaaaataaacccttATTTTCCAAGGATTGTAACAATATCGTCAAGTGCCATCTGGTGGCAGTTTCTTATAatagcatttaaaatgtttaataattggaatgtttgtataGAAATACAGAAGACTATCCTATACTAttgttttgtaaaatggaaaaatacttatatttttggattttgtgTAGAATGAAGATACtaaaatctttataattttacCTAATGTATAACTGAAGCTTTTACATGTCAAAGCACTTTATAATGCTTTATTATATAGTCTATATAAAACAAAAGGAGTTATGCAAAAGATAATTCAAAGCTTCcaaaattaatgtaatattttatgttaacTGATACACCATGACTCAATCAAAATACTTttgagcttttatttatttattattattttttgagacagagtctcctgctggcgcccaggctggaatgcagtggtgcaatctcgtctcactgcaagctctgcctcccaggttcacagcattctcctgcctcagcctcctgagtagctgggactacaggcgcctgcccccgcgcccaccaccacgcccggctaatgttttgtatttttagtagagacggggtttcaccatgttagccaggatggtctcgatctcctgaccttgtgatctgcccgccttgaccttccaaagtgctgggattacaggcctaaatcaccacacccagccctactTTTGAGcttttaaaacaaacaataaatgttaaagaaTAAGCAAAAACCTCATGGGTTTGTACCTTAAGataattcattttgctttttcctcGAATGAACAAGTGCCAACTTTACTGATAATGGTGCTTCAACGGAATTTAAATTAtggtaaatttatatttaatattagaatATAAGAATTTCCTTTGGATTGTTCTAATTAACAATTGTTACAATATTTCTGACATTTTGGATAGCAACTGCTCCAAGGATAGATGATGAAATCCCCCCTCCACTTCCTGTACGGACACCTGAATCATTTATTGTGGTTGAGGAAGCTGGTGAGTACAGTCTAGTAAGTACAAAATAAAGTgtgggtcgggcatggtggctcatgcctttaattccagcactttgggaggctgatgtgggagccTTGAGTTGGAGGAGttcattgaggccaggagttcaagactagcctgcgcaacatggtgagccctcatctctaaaaaaaaaaaaaaaaattttaaatttagcaGAGCAATGGCAGCATGCAtgtgtagtcccaactacttggatggtggaggcgagaggatcacttgagcccaggggttgggggctgcagtaagccgtgattgtgccactgcactccagtctgggtgacagagcaagactctgtctcaaaaaataaaatgaaatgtgaatTAACTAGATTACTTCTCAGTTCCTTTCAATGTTTTATGTACTATTCGCTGAACAACATTTGATTTCTAAAAGAATACTACCCCTAAGAACTGAAACATATTCACTTTCTTCCAGGAGAATTCTCACCAAATGTTTCCAAATCCTTATCCTCAGCTGTGAAGGTAAAAATTGGAACATCACTGGAATGGGGTGGAGCATCTGAACCAAAGAAATCTGATGACTCTGTGAGACTTAGACCAAGCAAggtcaataattttttaatgagtcTACTCATCTAGATTCAATAGACTACAGTTCTACTCCTTGTATTTTTAACACCCATCATTCAATAAATCCTAAGCACatactaaatataaaacaatgtgcTAGAGGATGTTGGGATAAAAAAGATGTATAAGACACAATTCTTGCCTTTAAGAAGCTTCTTGTCTAGTGGTAGAGATATAGGACGTGTacaaatctttatttttgcctataTTTATTATAACAAAGCAAGTATGATCAATGTCATATGAAAGATAAAGAATTTCAAGTGTGGGAGATGCCTCCAGGTTGGAAGTGATCAAGGAAGATttagtgaaagaggaaacatttgaGCTGATTCTTGAAGGATagttaaggcaaaaataaatgtttcatacTTAAGTAGGAAGCTTGTTCACTGTAGTCATCTGGTAGGCTGTATCATGTTAGCTGTGATAATATGTTATAGAGAATGACAGGTGTGCATATTACTTAAGAtaaatcttttggaatagtgtggTTGATGGTAAAGTCAGAGATGGTGGGGGGTTGTggattaaatagaaaataattcttgAAAGTAGACCTGTCCTGCTTCTGGAGGAAAAATAGAAGTGCATCTAAAAATGTTATGCATTTCTATATATTCTCTGAACCAATTATCTTAACATTTgagagaatggaaaaataattaaacattttaaagtacctACAATTGCAATGCTGCTAGGCAAATATTCTCTGCCTTTTAAATTATAATTCCAATGTACTAGTAATTATGATTGTCATTAATAATAGCCACATATATTTATCTTAACAACTCCCAGAGGGAAGAACAATAATTCTTTCCAATGTTATGAAGTAACTTCAATTTCAATTTTCAGGGAAATGTTTTAGGTGGGACAGAAATAAGTCAGAAGGAGATCAATTTAGGACTAATTGCCATGGGATATAAAAAATCATTGTAAGAGTGAAGGATGCCATTTCCTAATTCAGCACACttacaaattaggaaaaatagGGTCTacatttcataattatttctACAGCTatcttaaatataatttcaaaaatgcCATTTTTTGCTTTGAGTTtgtataattcatatatatattcttctttcacttttcctttctgtttttcttttagagtGTAAAACTCCGAAGTCCTAAATCAGGTAAAAATTTCTCTTGGCTTTAGATGACACTTAGCCCTAAGATTGGAAGAATGGTTCGTTAAGTTTAGAGTAATTCACCTCAGGAAGTTACTTGGTTTCCATAATAGCTTccagtatttattgatttatttctggttttcccGGACTAGAAATTTTGTTAAGAGCAAGGTGAAGACAGGATTTTAGAATTCTGTTCCTTAAtatataaccatttaaaaattatttcagagagaatgttttaaaactttgcaGCTTTTCCATTATATAGATTTTCCCACTGTTAACACTGtgattcaaaaaattatttttggccaCTTAGTTCTTTAATTTGCTGTTGCCTTTCCAGTACTTTCCTGAGCTTTGCCGGTTTTATGCATTGAAGAacaaaaactaacatttattgggcacttcCAGGTACTTTGTTTACATTATCACAGGTGGTAGTTGCCCTTAACATGTTTATTCATATTGTCATGTTATTCAAATACATATACAGATAATATAAGGGTTAAAAAACATGGGCtttgccaggagtttgaggctgcagtgagctataatggcaccactgcacccggcctgtatgacagagcaagatgctgtctctaaaaaccATGACaataggccaggagcggtggctcacgcctgtaatcccagcactttggaaggctgaggctggcggatcacgtggtcaggagattgagaccatcctggccaacacggtgaaaccccatctctactaaaaatacaaaaataagctgggcttggtggcacgcgcctgtagtcccagctactcgggaggctgaggcaggagaatcgcttgaacctgggaggcggaggttgcactgagccgagatcacaccactgcactccagcctgggtgacagagtgagactccatctcaaaaacaaagcagaacaaaacaaaacatgacaaCAAAAACACGGGCTTTAAAGTCAGATAGGCTTTAAGTCAAATCCCCAGTCTATGAAGAACTATCAACATGCATGAAGTTGGTTACATACTTTCTCcatctatttttctcatttataaaaggaGAATAGAATCCCTTAGATaatttttatgaggattaaatacgATAATGTCATAAAGCTTTTAGCCCAGTACTTGTCAAATAAGTCCTCATTAAATATtatcaattataatttttattaatcattAAATGAGCATTTTACTAAGCAACTTCTGTGTACCTTACATGGTGTTAGAATAGGCACGATGTATAAGAGTACTACTTAATGCTTATATTCAAATTCAGTAGATAAAATTAATACTCACATGGAACCACTAAATGATAATCTGTGTGGTACCCACTGTAATCACCAGCAGTCTGGAAAAACAGGATGGCATTACTGGAGTGGTTAGGAAAGGCTTTGCTGAGTGGAAGAAAGaactttaaataatttgtatagacagaaagaaaaaaggagggaatTCCAGCAGCAGGGATCAGCCTAACAATGACTCAAAGGTGGAAATGAGCATGATGTGTATGGAGAAATGGTAAGTAGGTTATTTTTTATGGCAATAGATATTCTAGTTtgtgaaatatagaaaataaatttgggTAAATAAGATGTGAGGCAAGATTCTGAAGGACTTAAAAAAGCCAGTCAGATGAAATACCCAGAATAGACAGATCCATAAGGATAGAagcagattagtgattgccagggctgggagaaagaggaaaataggGAGTGATGGTTTTATGGGTGCAGAGTTTCCTTCTAGGGTGATGAAAAATATTCTGGAACTAAACAGTGGCGATGGTTGTACAATACTGTGAATATGCTAAATGTCACTAATGGCAAatcttatgtgtattttaccacatacACCCAAAGTTAGGCAGAGGAATTTAGATTTAATGCAGTAAGTAACAGGCATTATGGGTTCTTTGTCAAGGGAATATtaagatgaaattaaaatttagggAAATATTTACTAGAATACTGTTAACAAACAactttagttttcaaaatattccCTAACAGCAAACTGGAAGATGATGAACTACTTCAGAATAGttattaagtatttattaaacGCCTACTGTATGCCAGTTATTTTATTAGGTGCTAGAAATAAGTACTACACTTGTGTGTATTACCCAGCATGTAAGAAATAAGACAATTTATTGATAAAACAAATTCTAAGGACTAAACAAACCCAGTGACCAATGACATGTGAACCTCTCGTACTttactgcattttcattttcaaaaggaattaatataataatactcAGCACCATACAATGAGATGCTTATGTCAGTAGAATACCATCTGTATCTTTAGAAATTTACATCATGGAAAAATATGTCCATTATTGAAGATCTTCatcatggaaaatttcaaatacatttaaaacctACCATGATAGCATTATCACACcaataaagttaataataattCCTTAATAGTAACAAATATCCAGACTGTTCAGTTTTCAATTGTcccaaaaatgtctttttacagTTGGTTTATTCAAATATGGATTCAAACAAAATCTAAACATTGCATTTGGTTTACATGTTTGTCTTCTTAAATCTGTCTTTTGAAATCTGTAACagttctcccttctttttttgtattttctttttaaatatataacagtTCTCCTTTCTATGTTTTTCACaccatttatttgttgaaaagagtgggtcatttttcttaaaagactGTTTAACATTCTAGATTTGGCTAATCGTATCATGATGGTTTTATTTAACACGTTCCTCTATCCCAAATATTTCATGCAAAATGGTTGTTAGATCTAGAAGCTTGATTATATGTGGTTTCAGTGTCTTTGGGAGAATACTTCTGAAGTGAGCTATATATTTTTGATGAATCATAGGCTCACTGGCTAACGAGGCAGAGAAACAAAGTTCTTGAGGCTCCAGTCATTTttcagataatattttatttggtgATTTTTGGTTAAGattcattgatttaaaaattgtACAAAGAGAAAAGGGTGTTGACTTATGACTTTTAACTGATGGATTTGTCTGGTATGTTGTATACTTTCTTATCACAGAACTACATCAAGATCGTTCTTctcccccacctcctctcccagAAAGAACTCTAGAGTCCTTCTTTCTTGCCGATGAAAATTGTAAGTGGTAGtactttctctcaaaaaaatcataaaaatgaaaatattaaaagattaacAATAAAGTAGGACCTAAATTAAAAGGTACAAAAATGattacacaaaagaaaacattttaaaagcccATAATATATAGTCAAAATAATGCCTAAAAAAGCCAAGCTAATAATTTACTATATGTAACATGAAGGCTTAAGAAGGTATGCAATGAAacatgtttttctcctttttttttttaaggtatgcAGGCCCAATCTATAGAAACATATTCTACTAGCTGTCCTGACACCATGGAAAATTCAACATCTTCAAAACAGACACTGAAGACTCCTGGAAAAAGTTTCACACGGAGTAAGGTAAAGAAGATAAGAGTTTTGGGAAACATGCCAGAAGCTTTCTCTTACTGCAAGTTTCCCCCCTCCCCAGCATTGAGATGGAAAATTAGATTAAATATCTTTACTAAAACTAATTGTTGATATTATAACAATCAAAATTAATAGAAggaaaccaaaaagaagaaaaaatacaacttAAAGATTCATTTTTCAGAGAGAGAGGACcagaaaaaatacctattgggtactatgcttattacctgggtgacaaaattatctgtacagcaaacccttgtgacacacagtttacctatataacaaactggCACACGTACccgtgaacctaaaataaaaatttaaaaataaaaataaaaataaatgaagaaaaaagaatctacTTCTCTCTAAGGttgatttataaatgtaaaagatGCCCAATGAAACTACCAACTTGTTTATTTCTGCAACTATATAAACTGATTTCAAAGTTCATATGGGAGTGGGGGAAGCAAGAATAGTCAGAAACctgcaaataaataataaataaaaatagttcagataaatgtctttctaaaataatttttaaaaataaaaataaataaaaagaaaagcaataaacgAGTCATCTTAGCAGATATTCAAATATGGTAagtcccagcctttgggaggccaaggcgggtggatcacttgagctcaggattcaagaccagcttgggcaacatggcaaaaccccgtctctatcaaaaatacaa encodes the following:
- the PTPN22 gene encoding tyrosine-protein phosphatase non-receptor type 22 isoform X3, which produces MDQRDILQKFLDEAQSKKINKEEFTNEFLKLKRQSTKYKADKTYPTTVAERPMNIKKNRYKDILPYDYSRVELSLITSDEDSSYINANFIKGVYGPKAYIATQGPLSTTLLDFWRMIWEYSILIIVMACMEYEMGKKKCERYWAEPGEMQLEFGPFSISCEAEKRKSDYIIRTLKVKFNSDTRTIYQFHYKNWPDHDVPSSIDPILELIWDVRCYQEDDSVPICIHCSAGCGRTGVICAIDYTWMLLKDGIIPENFSVFSLIQEMRTQRPSLVQTQEQYELVYNAVLELFKRQMDVIRDKHSGTESQAKYCIPEQNHTLQADSYSPNLPKSTIKAAKTMNQQRTKMENTESSSFDFRTSEISAKEELVLHPAKSSTSFDFLELNYGFDKNADTTMKRQTKAFPTVGEPLQKHQSLDLGSLLFEACSNSKPVNAAGRYFDSKVPITRTKSTPFELIQQKETKEVDSKENFSYLESQPHDSSFVELQSQKVMHVSSAELNYPLPYDSKHQICNASNVKHHDSSALDVCSYIPLVEDPYFSSWPPSSTGSKMSLDLPEKQNGTVFPSSLLPTSSTSLSSYYNSHDSLSLNSPTNISPLLNQESAVLATAPRIDDEIPPPLPVRTPESFIVVEEAGEFSPNVSKSLSSAVKVKIGTSLEWGGASEPKKSDDSVRLRPSKSVKLRSPKSELHQDRSSPPPPLPERTLESFFLADENCMQAQSIETYSTSCPDTMENSTSSKQTLKTPGKSFTRSKSLKILRNMKKSFANRFSKPKGPRNPPPTWNI